One part of the Rutidosis leptorrhynchoides isolate AG116_Rl617_1_P2 chromosome 1, CSIRO_AGI_Rlap_v1, whole genome shotgun sequence genome encodes these proteins:
- the LOC139846332 gene encoding mitochondrial import receptor subunit TOM40-1-like, protein MNLMLIGRVLTDGRVHANVRCELSDNLSMKANAQLTSEPHMSHGMAIFDYKGTDYRTQFQVGNGGLLAANYIQSVTPNLALGGEVFWAGQHRKSGLAYALRYTTDKMVATGQIASTGMVALGYVQNVSEKVSLASDFMYNHTSRDVTASFGYDYILRQQSRLRGKIDSNGCTSTFLEESLSPGLKFILSA, encoded by the exons ATGAATTTAATGCTTATTGGAAGGGTGTTGACTGATGGGCGGGTTCATGCGAATGTCAGGTGTGAGTTGTCTGACAATCTCAGTATGAAAGCTAACGCTCAG CTTACAAGTGAGCCACATATGTCACACGGAATGGCTATCTTTGACTACAAG GGTACTGATTATAGGACGCAATTTCAAGTAGGAAATGGAGGATTGCTTGCAGCTAATTATATACAG AGTGTGACACCTAACCTTGCCTTAGGTGGGGAGGTATTCTGGGCTGGTCAGCATCGGAAGTCTGGTCTTGCTTATGCTCTCCGATACACAACGGATAAAATG GTTGCTACTGGACAGATAGCTAGCACTGGAATGGTGGCTCTCGGTTATGTACAGAATGTGTCGGAAAAG GTTTCTTTGGCATCAGATTTTATGTACAATCACACGTCAAGAGACGTTACTGCCAGCTTTggttatgattatattcttcgtcAG CAGAGTCGTCTAAGAGGAAAGATTGATTCAAATGGCTGTACATCTACTTTTCTTGAAGAAAGTTTAAGTCCGGGTCTGAAGTTTATTCTTTCCGCCTAG
- the LOC139846348 gene encoding adenine DNA glycosylase-like — protein sequence MKNKKLNNNNLADANMVTKSNKRTRQSKPKQDSTINDIEDALKFNQHQVNKIRASLLKWYDDNKRDLPWHRINSDDDVVIDVKAYAVWVSEIMLQQTRVQTVIDYFNRWIQKWPSVHHLAQASIEEVNEIWAGLGYYRRARFLLEGAKMIVEEGGRFPRSVNDLRKVKGIGEYTAGTIASIAFNEAVPVVDGNVIRVITRLKTISANPKDNTTVKNIWRLAGQLVDPIRPGDFNQALMELGATLCTPLSPNSSSCPVFDQCSAFTESKINPSVLVTDYPTKVVKVKQRRDFSAVSVVEKLEEGEESNLNNCDDMGNNKFLLVKRPEGGLLASLWEFPSVCLDGEADLVTRRSAVDDLLKNSFGLKLNKKSNIVTREEIGEYVHIFTHIRLKMYIELLVLRSQDLNKMKDKGMMSYKYVHTKTIATLGLSTGIRKVYAVV from the exons ATGAAGAACAAGAAACTTAACAACAACAATCTTGCAGATGCTAATATGGTAACCAAATCCAACAAAAGAACACGTCAATCAAAACCTAAACAAGATTCTACAATCAACGACATAGAAGATGCTCTTAAATTTAATCAACACCAAGTTAACAAAATCAGGGCATCGTTGTTAAAATGGTACGATGATAACAAACGAGACCTTCCATGGCATAGAATCAACTctgatgatgatgttgttattgATGTAAAAGCATATGCTGTATGGGTTTCTGAAATCATGCTTCAACAAACTAGGGTTCAAACTGTTATTGATTATTTCAATCGATGGATTCAGAAATGGCCCTCTGTTCATCACCTAGCTCAAGCTTCTATTGAG GAGGTGAATGAGATATGGGCAGGATTGGGTTATTACAGACGGGCGCGATTCTTGTTGGAG GGAGCAAAAATGATTGTTGAAGAAGGAGGTCGATTTCCTAGATCGGTGAATGATCTTCGTAAAGTTAAAGGAATAGGAGAATACACAGCTGGTACAATTGCCTCTATAGCCTTCAACGAG GCAGTACCTGTGGTTGACGGAAATGTTATTAGGGTGATTACTAGATTAAAGACGATATCTGCAAATCCTAAAGACAACACAACTGTCAAAAACATCTG GAGACTAGCGGGGCAATTAGTTGACCCTATTAGGCCCGGTGATTTCAACCAAGCACTTATGGAACTTGGTGCTACATTATGTACCCCGTTAAGCCCTAATAGTTCATCCTGCCCGGTTTTTGATCAATGTAGTGCGTTTACAGAGTCCAAAATTAACCCATCAGTACTCGTTACTGATTATCCAACTAAAGTGGTGAAGGTGAAACAAAGACGGGATTTTTCGGCCGTTAGTGTAGTTGAAAAATTAGAAGAAGGTGAAGAAAGTAATTTGAATAATTGTGATGATATGGGAAATAATAAGTTTTTATTAGTTAAGAGACCAGAAGGGGGTTTACTTGCTAGTCTTTGGGAGTTTCCGTCGGTTTGTTTGGATGGAGAAGCTGATTTGGTTACGAGGAGATCGGCCGTTGATGATTTATTGAAGAATTCGTTTGGTTTAAAGCTTAATAAGAAGTCGAATATAGTTACAAGAGAAGAAATAGGAGAATATGTTCATATCTTTACTCACATTCGTCTCAAGATGTATATCGAGCTACTGGTTCTACGCTCACAAG ATTTGAACAAAATGAAGGATAAAGGAATGATGTCTTATAAGTATGTACATACCAAAACCATTGCTACCCTGGGATTATCAActgggatta ggaaagtttatgccgttgtataa